The sequence below is a genomic window from Alligator mississippiensis isolate rAllMis1 chromosome 16, rAllMis1, whole genome shotgun sequence.
GGCATGgcgtggcagggggcagcaggggcttgggctgggcTCCACACCCAGGAGAGCTCCAGGCCTTATCTACCGTGTGACCCCAGTTTTCCTCCCTGGGAGCAGAGCCACGTGGGGTGGATGACCCTGCCtcacccttctccccaccccagccctggagcctggcagAGCCTGCTCTGCTTTCCTGGTGTTGCCCCTGCTGGCAAGAGGGGGTGCCAAGGCTTCCCCACCCGGTTGGCAATGGGGCACGGTGGCAGCGCGCTGTGGAAGGGGAGTTGGACAGGGCCTTCCAGCCAGGCAAGCTGGGCTGGTATTTtcccagtggcagcaagcagcgCTGGGACTGTTGATAAGCCTGGAAGCAAGACTCGATACCGATCAACCCCGCTGGCAGGCTGGGTCGTGGCCAGGGACAGCCCTTTGTCTCCCTCGGCTAAAGCACGATGGGGTGATAGGGAAAGTTCACAGCGCGGCGTGGGCGGTGCAGACAGCAGCTCATCCATACTGAGACCCAGCTGACATTTGGGTCTCGCCCTTATCTGGAGGTGTTGTCTCCCTGATCTGCACCCGGCAAACCAGAGCTAATGCTAATTCTGGGGACCTGgcttctccagcccagccccaaaggTGCCAGGATAAGGCCCTGCTCCTTATGTGTACCCAGGCAGAGGGACCAGGCTGGCTCGAGTTAGCTGCTCCGTGTCCAGCCCAGAGGGAGTCCAGGCTGAGTCCAGATGCTGATCCGAGGGAgatgccagctgctgctggacctcagccagggccagggggggctgAGATCACCAGGTGCTCTGGCTGGACCCGCACACACCTGGCTGTACACTGCCAGCCCCGGGGCAGCCAGCACCTGAGCACCCCGCCATGAAACCCCCCATCCACAGGGCCCCGCTGCTGGAGCCGACCAGAGCTTTGTCTCCTCTTTTCTTTCCCAAACCAACTGGGACTGATGTGATCCCagagctccagcagctggagctttcTGCACGCAGCCTAGGCTTCACCAGCCACCCCCACGTTCTCCATTCGTGCCCCCCTTGCCCGTCCCGACACGATCTAGGCTGTCAGTGATCTTTCCTTTGGCAAGTGGAGCTACTGGGACCTGGGCCCCGCTGTGGGACACACTCGCAATAAAAGGCAGTCCCTGGGCCAGCTGTCCTTCCTGGTGTTTATTGTGGGAGCTGTTCCCCATGAGATCGACGCCCCAGCGGGCCGGGCGCTGCGCGTACAGAGAGCAagatgctgccctgccctggagagCTCACACGCCAAAGAGACGAGACAGGTGGAAGTGAGATGGGAGcatggagatggggaggggatTTGCTGAAggtcagcagcagaagcagaaaaggaaccCAGCAGGTGTCCGGGGCTCCCCCGGGCTGTCTAAGGGCAGGTCTACACTGCTGGAAGCTGGTCCCACTGCTCACTCTGGCCTCATGTATGCTAAGGAGGTGGCAAAGCCACTTGCATGCCACCCTGAGTGAGTGCCATCGAGTATGCCCATGGCAAAGCCCAGGTGCCGGGCTGGGCATGTGCTCAGGGCCAGCCTGGCATCCCTTCCAGAAGCTGGCAAGCATGGAGGAGAAGCGAGTGGGAAGCATGTACCGGGGCTAGATAGACCGTCAGGAGCTGCAAGGAGTCTcatgggtgcagcccaggggctgaggcggCTCCTTCTccgggggcagagctgggggcaccaGGCTCGGCTGGCGGGGGGGCTTGGCCAGCGCACCGGCTGAAGGAGGGGGTTACCTTGTGCAAGAGTCCCTTGAGCGCCGCCTGGAactccctcctcaccaggcagtaGAGGACGGGATTGAGGCAGCTGTTGGCGTGAGCCAGGCACACGGTGATGGGGAAGACATAGGCCTGGGCAGCATAGAAGGCCTCGGTGAAGGGCACCAGGTTGAACTTGATGAAGATGCCCCAGGCCGTCAGCGCCTGGTTggggagccagcagaggaagaaggTGAGCACCATGACAGTGACAAACTTGGTGACCCGGGACCTCCTGCGGGGGTGGCTGCGGCTCATCTTCATCCGGCTCAGAAAGCGGAGGAGGAGGATGTAGGAGGCCAAGATGATGGCCAGAGGGATGACAAAGCCCAGCAGGACCTTCTGGGTCTGGTACAAGCCCAACAAGACCTGGGGGTCGATGTCCTCCAGCTCCGGGAACTTGACTAGGCAGAGCTCGTCCCCGGAGACTGCGTGGGTGGTGGAAAAGACGGCATGTGGCAGGGTAGCAATGGCTGTAGATACCCAGATGACAGCGCTGGCCAGCTTGGCGTGGCACCGGGAGGCAGAGCCCTCCTTGGCCTTGAGGGAGGACACAACAGAGCAGTAGCGGGCCACGCTCATGGCGGTGAGGAAGAAGACGCTGGCGTACATGTTCATAGCGGACACCGAGGACACGAGCTTGCACATGAGCTTGCCAAAGGGCCAGCTGAAGTCCAGGGCCATGTCCACAGCCCAGAAGGGCAAGGTGAGGACAAACTGGAAGTCAGTGGCTGCCAAGTTGAGCACGAAGAACATCATGCTGGACATCTTCCCCCGGCGCCTTGAGCCCAGCAAGAAGAGCACCAGCGCGTTGCCCACCACACCCAGGGCACAGATGATAGAGTAGATCACGGCTATGGCAATGCGAGCGGCCTTGGTGCTGtcggggggcaggaaggagctcAGGTCCCCCAGGCTGTGATTGGAGATGTTTCTGCTGCCGCCAGCATGGAGTTTCTCCTCCATCCTGCAACAGTCCTGCACAGACACGCTTGTGCCGGGCTTCTGCTCACCTTCCCTGCAGGAGCCGCAGCATGCTGAGCACGACCCCGGCCGGTGGGGCTCAGCGAGAGAGTGCCAGGGCCCCTCTccacctgggctgtgccaggctcggCTTTGAGCTGCTTCCAATAAGTTTCTGATCCGATCTGTCAGCACCGCTGGGTTTTCATCTGGCTGCACgtagccccctccctgccatgcctGGCAACAGCAccggagcagctctgctgctgtctgATCCCGGGGAatgctttcttcctttcctctcccatgtgctccctccctccctttgcagggaagcaggacgggagatggcagcaggggagaaggcaACTGTAGCGTGGTGCTGCTTCAGAGCAGGACCTGCGCTGAAGTTGTGTCCCTGCAGCTTCCAGaccccacagctgagagcagcATCACGTTGCGCTCAGCACTGAATGGAACAGCAGCCCTCTCCCCACGCAGGACCAGCCCGGGGGAGCTCTCCTGCCAGGCGCCTCTGCTTCCCTTCTGATCCTTTGCCTCCCTTCATGGTGACCTTTCTGGGGACCTTGAATGCATTTAACTTCAGAGCTCCCCAGGGAGGTAGGGAAGTGCTATGACCCCTATTGTAAGGTCCTAGATATGAGTGACTAAGGTAGGTTTGTAGGTGCCAGAGTGCTATGCAGGTGCCTAAGTCCCCTGGACTGCAGTGGAAGTTGGGACCTGCATGCCTCCGGTGCTCTGGGCCCCATGGCCTTGCTCCGGGTCACATGGGACATCTGGGTGGATTCTGGGTGGGATGAGGACAGAGGAAGCAAGAGGGGCAGGTTCTCGGTAAGGGTCCCCCGGACAGTGCAGCCTTCCACTGGGCACGTGGCCGGtgcccacagccctgcctctGTTGTCATCTCTGTCTGACAGTAGGGCCTGGGAGCACTCGTCCTCTACCAGGACCTCACTGCACTCGGAGCTGTACGCACATGCGCAGCCCAGAGGCCCTGCCCCCTGGGTCTTACGGCAGCCAGAAGAGGCTGAGGCCCGCAGAGCTTCCACCCTAGAAATCAGCCTGCATCTTCCCCAGACTAGCCAAGACCATGAGCATTTGGCCAAGAGAGGTTGAACTCCGGCAGCCTGGCGCTGGGTGTCCCGACGTCCAGCCTTTCCAAAAGTCCAGCTGTCTGAACGGACGTGCTGTTAAGAGTCAGAATGAAATAGAGCAAACTCACCAGGGGCAGGGGTTTCAACCCAAACTGATCCCTTAAGCCAACTCCGTTGCCAGCAGCAAGATCCTCTGGGCCAGCACCCACTGCTCTCTGGACACTTTAAATCTTCTACCTGGCATATCACAAACCCACGTTCGCTCTCCTCTTGGGCTAGCATCACCTACTGCCCTCCACTCTCAAGTGTCCTGCTGCTTGCTACGTGCTGTCAGCTCCACCGCTCCCAGAGAGACGCTTCCCCACGCAGTCCCCAGGTGTGGAACATGCAAGGCCAGATCCTGAGGtcaagggccagatccagaggCCAGAGGCACAGCTGATGCACAGCACCTTGTTGGGCTCAGGCCCAGGGCGGGGGGAGGATGGGGTTGGGCTGGGAGTTCCCAGCTGGTGGCAAGTGCatggctggctgcctgctgctgcctgttgtGTTCAGTCAAGCCTCTGTCACCATTTAATTTGGTACATCAataagcaccctcctgccccccttccaGCTGTGTCGTGGCTCTAAGCAGAGGTGACACCCGCCGGAGAGTCTGTTTGCATGGACAGAGCGGGCACCGGGAGGCTCTCCCGAGGCGAgctgagcagccagcagagagAACCGGTGGAAATTCAGCGCACGTCTGGACCTGAGCGAGGGAGACGCTCGGTTGGTGGCAGTGGGCGgcagagccctgcctgcctctcccaccacctTCCCCGCTGCCCTTGGGCATGTTGCTCCCTCTCCCGCTGCCTTGCTGTCTCTGCTCACTCTTTGTGTCATGACAGACATACCCCCAGCCATGGCTGGGTTTGGAGCCGAGATGCTTGTACATGCAGCACAAGCCACCCCCACGCTGGATAGATTCCCCTGTAGGAGATGCTGGTGATTAACCACGTGGATCCCTCCAATCAAACGACACAAGTCAAACCATGTCATGTAAGTGCCATGGAATGAAATCTGCCCCGTGAGGGGTCCAGTGAGAGCTGGGCACAGCTTAACCCCCCTGGAGCCATCAGAGAAAGATGCGCACAGGATGGCAGGGACACAGTGAGGACCAGCTCTCTGCAAGGGCTGAGTTGGAGCCCCCGGTGTCTGCTCCCTGAGCCAGGCTCTCCACCGCCCTGAAATGAAGGAGCCCGTCTCATGAGGAAAGCACCAAGCTGACCCCAGCCCACTGGCATTTTGCAACCCCGGTGCTCTGGTGGTTTACGTTGGCAGGCCGGTCAGGGAGCAGAGATGGCTTCAGGTGACTCTAATCCCTTTCTGGTGCCAAGCAAATTTCCAGGTGGACTCATTTGCATGCAATTGCAATCACAAGGCCTGTTGAGCAGGTCTTGTTTGCAGAAGGACTTTGCAAATTCTTTGCTGGGAGGGGAGAGCTTGGGTGAGACATAAGAGGGTGAAATTTTCCCTTCCGTCTGCAAGCCCAGGGGTGGGCTGGATCAGGGAGGCACACTGAGATGCCTTGGGGCAGGCATGGGTGCTTTGCATGGTTGCGAGGGAGCCTGCGTAGAGGCTTCATGAATGAGCTCAACTCTTGCCACTGGCCTGGCAAGCCCCAGTGCAGCCAGAATCCCCTTCGAGACCCCCATAGCCCCACTCCACTGAGCACCTCTGTTGTCCAGCAGCGCCaggaggatggatggatggatgggtgatGCTGTctcccatccctgcctcccaGTGCTTACAGCAACAGGGAGTTCATATGTGCTGGCGTTTTGCCCTGCAGCACATCCTGGCTGGCGCCTGTGCTGGAGCTCTCCCTTGCAAAGATCACAGCCCTTTCCCACCCCGTGTGCTTGGCCCCTCCAGGCTGTGCTCCAGCACACTCCAGCACCTTGTGCCCTCTGCCCGGAATATGAATGAGCCGTCAGCACTTCACTGCAAAAATCAATGATGACTTGCAAATTGGTGCTCATCTCCTCGTCAGCCCCCAGAAGCAACTGGCAGCCACTCTGAAACCAAGCCGAGCCCTTGCATGGCTCATCCCGGGCACTAATTACAGGGTTGCCTGCTGATGCATTTTAATTGGCTTTTATTTTCCCCGTAGAGCATGGCTAGTGGGAACTGGCATTTCTGTGGGCGGGATTTGCCCCCTAGCCATTGGGGCGGATCAGAGGGCCCCACGCCCGCCTGGCTAAGACTGCCATGCCTACGAAACCCATCTTCCTCCACCCACGGCTCAGGGAGTCACTCCTCCCTGGTGTCCCACACCTTCCTCAGGCCACTGGCTCTGATCTCGGCAGCTGCTCCTGCATGAAGACAGGGCTGATAAGCCCTCATTAtctcctggctccccacccctATCCTGCCTGGTCACATCTCCCCCTTAACAGGGGAGAACAAGCCTCACACTCATCTGTCTTGATGCTCTCCCATGTCTCTGGCAGACTCCATCAGGCACCAAAGGGAAAGTGCTACCACCAGCCAGCCAGCatcctgccacagccctgccaggTACGGTTACCTCCTGTGTTGCCTAAATGGCCTCACCTGATGGATGATGGGTGCATAGGAGCAGATCACTGGCCCTGTGAGAGCTGCAGTCCAATTTCCAGCCagttggaaaggggaaaaaagcacctCCCAGGGCAGCTATATGGACTGACACAGGCCTGAGTGGTAGGGGGTTCCCCTTACCCTCTCTTTCCtactgctgaaatgcagctgcatctggggaggagcACAATGCCAGGATCTCTAGAGGAGTGCAGAGAATTTGCTTGACAAGGTGACTGTGACCTGAGCCAGGAGCGTGGCTGGGATGCCTGGGATCGCACCTTCCAGCTAGAGAAGCAGCAACTGGGACTCATGAACCACATCCTCATCCtcatccacacacacagacacctgtcCCCTTTCTGTGTGTCCCCGTCCACTCCATGGTCTTGGGCTGAGTCAGgtagggctgggggtcagggcaCACTTCGAGGGCTGAATGACGTGAAGCAGAACATCTTcccatgctgcctgcagcaggaggcCCAGCAAGTGGCGGGAGCCGCTGGGAGTGTTTCCCCGCTACTTTTCTTCTCGCTTCACAAGGAATTGAAACCAGTGACAAGTGTCAGTCCCTGtgccaggcagtgagggtgggcctggagcagggcaggagggcctAATGCCAGGGTGGGCACCTGGCCAGACATGGGTGCAAGGGGGAAGCAGGGTGGAGCTATCATCAGTGCAAGAGATAGACTCTCAACATGGGGGGCTGGCAAGTGGATGGGGAAGTGAAGCAGGGTAGCATGGCTGAGAGGAGCTGAGACACAGACACTAGCCCAGGGCATCATCTGCAGATGCCTGGGCCAGAGCCCTTGAGTGGAGCCTAGGGCACCCTGGCCTGATTGAAGGAGATCAAGAGGCTACGTGCAAGTTGGTGTCCAGAGTTTGGCAAAAACAGCTGGAGCTGAGTCTTTTCCACCCCAAGATCTCATACAGGGATGTCACCTGCTCTCTGTGGGTCATGGGGCTGGCCTTGCTGGGGGACTGGTGGAGCTGGGGGTGGCTCTGGCATCACACTAGGAGCATTTAGTGTGTCCCTGCTGTGTCCTGGGATGGAGATGCCCCAGGCTGGGAAGCCTGGGCATGCAGCAATCATGCCTCAGTTGTCAAGGACCAGACCATTCCCGAGAGGCATTAGCTGCTGTAAGTGAACCTATAGCTCCGATGCAGCCCGGGGGCTCCGGGAGTGCAGCTGTGGTCTTGCCATGCAGAAGGGCACCCCGACATTCCCCTGGCTGCATTTGTTTCCAGCTGGATCCCAGGGGGTGTTGCAAACCGCGTTAACTCTTCAGGCCCTGAGCACAGATGTGAAGACAAGGGCAGGGGTTGCACACAGCAGTAGGGTGTCACCACCCTGGGATAGAAGGGTTAATTGCACCTGGTGTGCAGCCAATTATAACATTACAGCAGTAGCCAGGGCCTGGGTAGCCATGCACTCTGTACACGGAAGGGCACACTGCCATGGCCTGGTTGctgtcagcaccagggccagtgagggcagagcaagctagggagggaCCTCCACTCCATGTCTCCACTTGCATCCACAGAGACTCCCATGCCCTTCCACTCTCCCAcccggccccctcccctgcccccaagccaaAGCCCGTATCATATTGTTCCAAAATACTGTATTAGAGGCCGCACATGCAAgcttaaaaaagagaaaacacaaaAAATAACCCCAAGCATAAACTAAATCAAGAGAACCACAGAACATCCCAGATATCCCAAGGCTGTTGTGGAGCCGCAGGGCGGGGCTCAAAAGTGGGCAGGTCATCCCCAGCTAGTCCAGGGGGTCTCCTTccatgtgggggagtgagggacagcccCTGGTTGTAAGGTTGTGTGTGGGATGGGAGCCCTGAGGAGCATcgaggtgtacacacacacacatatacacacacacacacacatatacacacacacttttaccCCCATGCTCTCATTCTCACTCACACCCAGCTCTTTTCTCTCATTCCCAAGCACGCACAGCTTCACACACACCATCTCACATGCGCAcagcctcacacacacacagcatcatacacacacaggctgcctgtcaAACGT
It includes:
- the LOC102562763 gene encoding relaxin-3 receptor 1, giving the protein MEEKLHAGGSRNISNHSLGDLSSFLPPDSTKAARIAIAVIYSIICALGVVGNALVLFLLGSRRRGKMSSMMFFVLNLAATDFQFVLTLPFWAVDMALDFSWPFGKLMCKLVSSVSAMNMYASVFFLTAMSVARYCSVVSSLKAKEGSASRCHAKLASAVIWVSTAIATLPHAVFSTTHAVSGDELCLVKFPELEDIDPQVLLGLYQTQKVLLGFVIPLAIILASYILLLRFLSRMKMSRSHPRRRSRVTKFVTVMVLTFFLCWLPNQALTAWGIFIKFNLVPFTEAFYAAQAYVFPITVCLAHANSCLNPVLYCLVRREFQAALKGLLHKVTPSFSRCAGQAPPPAEPGAPSSAPGEGAASAPGLHP